The following proteins come from a genomic window of Alosa sapidissima isolate fAloSap1 chromosome 20, fAloSap1.pri, whole genome shotgun sequence:
- the adma gene encoding adrenomedullin a has product MSILVWCVLSCFGVLTSARPLMDTAETASHSVPALSGSREPDASVSVTNQRPGEMLPFVRAQDIRDALLRARTSSLVVRRLRRSNSKPAVSQSRRGGCSLGTCTVHDLAHRLNQLNNRLKITQAPLDKISPQGYGRRRRALHTHTHTHTHTLQRSTRALPTHTLTLRRRRLQPVWTSTLTQT; this is encoded by the exons ATGAGTATCCtggtttggtgtgtgttgaGCTGCTTTGGTGTGCTGACATCAGCGAGGCCCCTAATGGATACAGCCGAAACCGCATCGCACAg CGTGCCTGCACTGAGTGGAAGCAGAGAGCCTGATGCGAGCGTGAGCGTGACCAATCAGAGGCCAGGAGAGATGCTGCCATTTGTCAGAGCGCAAGACATCAGAGACGCCCTCCTCCGCGCCCGCACCAg CTCCCTGGTGGTCAGACGGTTGCGGCGCTCCAACTCCAAGCCAGCGGTGAGCCAGTCGCGTCGCGGCGGCTGTTCCCTGGGCACGTGCACAGTGCACGACCTGGCGCACCGCCTCAACCAGCTCAACAACCGGCTCAAGATCACGCAGGCGCCGCTGGACAAGATCTCCCCCCAGGGCTACGGCCGCCGCCGCcgcgccctacacacacacacacacacacacacacacacactgcagcgcAGCACGCGggccctccccacacacacactcacactgcgcAGGAGGCGTCTACAACCAGTCTGGACCAGCACGCTCACACAAACCTGA